One genomic window of uncultured delta proteobacterium includes the following:
- a CDS encoding hypothetical protein (Evidence 5 : No homology to any previously reported sequences) — protein sequence MAGSGGTAHAGPFKPIAESYREGMGTTGNILGGLSAYAEANKSAKFADARRKNALQEGRNNAYLERLQAARKASSTMAAYGGRGVDVNEGTPVNVLASIEADGEVSALQALYTGDMNALDWNVQKKAAKQRARTAMSGVTANLLDPMNTFGGRDALWGNYLNSGGGTFMGQR from the coding sequence ATGGCAGGATCAGGCGGCACGGCGCACGCGGGGCCGTTCAAGCCCATCGCGGAATCGTACAGAGAGGGCATGGGGACCACCGGGAATATCCTGGGCGGCCTCAGCGCCTACGCGGAAGCGAACAAAAGCGCCAAGTTCGCGGACGCCAGGCGTAAAAACGCGCTCCAGGAAGGGCGGAACAACGCCTACCTGGAGCGGCTGCAAGCGGCGCGCAAGGCGTCGTCCACAATGGCGGCCTATGGCGGGCGGGGTGTGGACGTCAACGAGGGAACGCCGGTCAACGTTCTGGCCTCCATCGAGGCGGACGGCGAGGTTTCCGCCCTGCAGGCGCTGTATACCGGGGATATGAACGCGCTTGACTGGAACGTGCAGAAAAAGGCGGCCAAACAGCGGGCGCGCACGGCAATGAGCGGCGTGACCGCCAATTTGCTGGATCCCATGAACACCTTCGGAGGCCGCGACGCGCTCTGGGGCAATTATCTCAATTCCGGCGGCGGAACCTTCATGGGGCAGCGGTGA